Proteins from a genomic interval of Equus quagga isolate Etosha38 chromosome 13, UCLA_HA_Equagga_1.0, whole genome shotgun sequence:
- the TPPP3 gene encoding tubulin polymerization-promoting protein family member 3 isoform X2 — translation MAASTDVAGLEESFRKFAIHGDPKASGQEMNGKNWAKLCKDCKVADGKAVTGTDVDIVFSKVKGKSARVINYEEFKKALEELATKRFKGKSKEEAFDAICQLVAGKEPANVGVTKAKTGGAVERLTDTSKYTGSHKERFDESGKGKGIAGRQDILDDSGYVSAYKNAGTYDAKVKK, via the exons ATGGCAGCGAGCACAGATGTGGCTGGACTGGAGGAAAGCTTCCGCAAGTTTGCCATCCACGGTGACCCCAAGGCCAGTGGGCAAGAGATGAATGGCAAGAACTGGGCCAAGCTGTGCAAGGACTGCAAGGTGGCTGATGGAAAGGCCGTGACAGGGACTGATGTCGACATCGTCTTCTCCAAAGTCAA GGGGAAGTCGGCTCGGGTCATTAACTATGAGGAGTTCAAGAAGGCCCTAGAAGAGCTGGCAACCAAGCGATTCAAGgggaagagcaaggaggaggcCTTCGATGCCATCTGCCAGCTGGTGGCAGGCAAGGAACCAGCCAATGTGGGCGTCACT aaagcaaaaacagGGGGTGCTGTGGAACGGCTGACCGACACCAGCAAGTACACAGGCTCCCACAAGGAGCGCTTTGATGAGAGCGGCAAGGGCAAGGGCATTGCTGGGCGGCAGGACATCCTGGATGACAGTGGCTATGTGAGTGCCTACAAGAATGCAGGCACCTATGATGCCAAGGTGAAGAAGTGA
- the TPPP3 gene encoding tubulin polymerization-promoting protein family member 3 isoform X1: MQDPASPLGHASCGMQGGMAASTDVAGLEESFRKFAIHGDPKASGQEMNGKNWAKLCKDCKVADGKAVTGTDVDIVFSKVKGKSARVINYEEFKKALEELATKRFKGKSKEEAFDAICQLVAGKEPANVGVTKAKTGGAVERLTDTSKYTGSHKERFDESGKGKGIAGRQDILDDSGYVSAYKNAGTYDAKVKK, encoded by the exons ATGCAGGATCCTGCCAGTCCCCTGGGACATGCATCCTGTGGCATGCAA GGTGGCATGGCAGCGAGCACAGATGTGGCTGGACTGGAGGAAAGCTTCCGCAAGTTTGCCATCCACGGTGACCCCAAGGCCAGTGGGCAAGAGATGAATGGCAAGAACTGGGCCAAGCTGTGCAAGGACTGCAAGGTGGCTGATGGAAAGGCCGTGACAGGGACTGATGTCGACATCGTCTTCTCCAAAGTCAA GGGGAAGTCGGCTCGGGTCATTAACTATGAGGAGTTCAAGAAGGCCCTAGAAGAGCTGGCAACCAAGCGATTCAAGgggaagagcaaggaggaggcCTTCGATGCCATCTGCCAGCTGGTGGCAGGCAAGGAACCAGCCAATGTGGGCGTCACT aaagcaaaaacagGGGGTGCTGTGGAACGGCTGACCGACACCAGCAAGTACACAGGCTCCCACAAGGAGCGCTTTGATGAGAGCGGCAAGGGCAAGGGCATTGCTGGGCGGCAGGACATCCTGGATGACAGTGGCTATGTGAGTGCCTACAAGAATGCAGGCACCTATGATGCCAAGGTGAAGAAGTGA
- the ZDHHC1 gene encoding palmitoyltransferase ZDHHC1 isoform X5: MAAIPLLCCDRLWGPRSPPASPLGACWLCCQCMGVIFAGHLVVHLTAVSIDPADANVRDKSYAGPLPIFNRSQHAHVIEDLHCNLCDVDVSARSKHCSACNKCVCGFDHHCKWLNNCVGERNYRLFLHSVASALLGVLLLVLVATYVFVEFFINPMRLRTNRHFEVCLCVAVLKNHTDVWFVFLPAAPVETQAPAILALAAVLILLGLLSTALLGHLLCFHIYLIWHKLTTYEYIVQHRPPQEAKGAHRELKSCPPKMRPIQDRVGSGPRRPWIHTWPPSLPDPRLPQEMEFYMRTFSHVRPEPPGQARPVAVSANPSRFLATLGQVDPPPPSSPETLALPPRIRPQKKRKRRAYKVPTSGTLDREPPLPRLPGPQALGRRSSSSSDSAGASPVHAARPAGAYHSASAESMDEIPVAQTRLGSAALAAPGCRGREPGPALQARAPAVFVSPSSGKPGARGSPEAGLA, encoded by the exons GCCAGTGTATGGGCGTCATCTTTGCCGGCCACCTTGTGGTGCACCTGACTGCTGTCTCCATTGATCCAGCGGATGCCAACGTGCGGGACAAGAGCTACGCAGGGCCCCTGCCCATCTTCAACCGCAGCCAACATGCACACGTCATCGAAGACCTGCACTGCAACTTGTGCGATGTGGATGT gagCGCTCGCTCCAAGCACTGCAGCGCCTGCAACAAGTGCGTGTGCGGCTTCGACCACCACTGCAAGTGGCTCAACAACTGCGTGGGCGAGAGGAACTACCG GCTCTTTCTACACAGTGTGGCATCTGCTTTACTGGGTGTCCTGCTCCTCGTGCTGGTGGCCACTTATGTCTTCGTGGAGTTCTTTATCAACCCTATGCGGCTGCGCACCAACCGCCACTTTGAAG TCTGTCTGTGCGTTGCAGTCCTGAAGAATCACACGGATGTGTGGTTCGTGTTCCTGCCTGCTGCCCCTGTGGAGACCCAGGCTCCTGCCATCCTGGCCCTGGCTGCCGTACTCATCCTTCTGGGCCTGCTCTCCACAGCCCTCCTTGGCCACCTGCTCTGTTTCCACATTTATCTCA TATGGCACAAGCTCACCACCTATGAGTACATCGTGCAACATCGCCCGCCACAGGAGGCAAAAGGGGCCCACAGGGAGCTCAAGTCATGTCCCCCCAAGATGCGGCCCATTCAG GACAGGGTAGGCTCAGGACCCAGAAGGCCCTGGATCCACAcctggcctcccagcctccctgaccCCCGCCTTCCCCAGGAGATGGAGTTCTACATGCGAACCTTCAGCCATGTGCGCCCAGAGCCCCCTGGCCAGGCTAGGCCCGTCGCAGTGAGTGCCAA TCCCTCCCGGTTTCTTGCCACCCTCGGCCAAGTGGACCCtccaccaccctcctccccagagaCTCTCGCTCTACCACCCCGGATCCGACCCCAG aaaaagagaaagcggCGCGCGTATAAGGTGCCAACCTCTGGGACCTTGGACCGGGAGCCCCCGCTGCCCAGGCTGCCGG GGCCCCAGGCCCTAGGCCGCCGCTCCAGCTCGTCGTCGGATTCTGCGGGCGCCAGCCCGGTGCACGCCGCTCGTCCTGCAGGCGCTTACCACTCGGCGTCAGCCGAGTCCATGGACGAGATTCCAGTGGCGCAGACGCGCCTGGGCAGCGCTGCTCTGGCCGCCCCCGGGTGCAGAGGCCGAGAGCCCGGGCCGGCGCTGCAGGCGCGTGCGCCCGCCGTTTTCGTGAGCCCCAGCAGCGGCAAGCCCGGGGCGCGGGGCAGCCCAGAGGCTGGCCTGGCCTAG